The following DNA comes from Streptomyces sp. NBC_00273.
GCCAGCCGGCCAGGTCGTCGAGCCGGGCGGAGGCCCAGCCGTAGCGCAGGTAGCGGGAGGACTTGTGGCCGACCATCGCGTCCAGGGTGTTCACGGCACGGAAGGCCAGCAGTCCGGGGACTCCGGCGACGGCGCCCCACACGAGGGCCCCGACCACCGCGTCGGAGGTGTTCTCGGCGACGGACTCCACGACGGCGCGGGCCATCTGCTGCCCGTCCAGGGCCTGCGGGTCGCGTCCGCACAGGTGGGGCAGCCGCTCCCGGGCCACCTCGACGTCCCCGGCGGCGAGCGCGCCACCGATGGCGCGGGCCTCGCGGCCCAGGGAGGTGCCGCCCACGACGGCCCAGGTGGCGGCGGCGGTCAGGGCGATACGGGCGGCCGCGGGCCGGGATCGCACGGCTCGGGCGCCCAGCGCTCCGACGGCGGCCGCGCCCCCGGCGCACACCAGGGTGTGCAGGAGGCCCCGGCCGCGGTCGTCGCGCCACAGGGAGCGTTCGACGGCGGCGGCGGCCCGTCCGAAGGCGGCCACGGGGTGCCCTCGGCGCGGATCCCCGAGGATCCGGTCGCCGATCAGGCCCGCCGTGGCGCCGTACGCGAAGACGCGATCGGCACGCATGGTGACAGGTATGTCCTCACTCAGGGTCCGCGCCCTGGTTCGACGTGTCCGGCGGCGAGAGTTCCTGGCTCCCGGGACGCACGCGCGGCGTGCGGTTCCGGTGACAGTGGCGGGACCGCGCCGGATTCGCACCGGACTTCCTCTCCATGCCGCCGTATTGGCTCCGGCAGTCCACCACGCACGTCGAAGGCCCGTCAACTCGCCGTTGACCTGCGGCGCGGCAGGGGCGCGGGATGCGAAAAGCTCCCTCCGGGACAAACCCGGAGGGAGCCTTCACGCCCGGTCGGCCGCGGGGCGGCGGATCAGGCGACGATCAGGTAGATCCCGTAGCCCACGGCCGCCGCGATGACGGC
Coding sequences within:
- a CDS encoding cobalamin biosynthesis protein, producing the protein MRADRVFAYGATAGLIGDRILGDPRRGHPVAAFGRAAAAVERSLWRDDRGRGLLHTLVCAGGAAAVGALGARAVRSRPAAARIALTAAATWAVVGGTSLGREARAIGGALAAGDVEVARERLPHLCGRDPQALDGQQMARAVVESVAENTSDAVVGALVWGAVAGVPGLLAFRAVNTLDAMVGHKSSRYLRYGWASARLDDLAGWPGARLTAVAAVLAGPDRRGAVRAWRADAAAHPSPNAGPVEASFAGALGVRLGGTLAYGGRVEHRAVLNGGAGRPVEVADIERAVRLSRQVTWLALGACVAARLLVSRTTRRGRRG